In Fusarium falciforme chromosome 9, complete sequence, the following are encoded in one genomic region:
- a CDS encoding Opsin-1, translated as MDSVIEAIKTKPVGPIPTVIPEPTHYETAGHNGIRALWVLFFMMVVASAVFALLSWNVAVQRRIFYFLTTLTTIVSALAYFAMASGHASTFNCVSVRDHHKHVPDTFHDVCRQVYWARFVDWAITTPILVLELCLLAGVDGAHTVMAIVANVIMMLTGLFAAIGHAHTAQKWGWYAISCIAYLFTIWHVSIHGARASRARGTKVSRLFGSLATFALILWTIYVVVWGAAGGAWRVKVGTEIIIYAVLDVLAKAILGLWLITAARQNRETTPEVGGYWAHGAGTEGAIRIGDDEEGA; from the exons ATGGATTCTGTGattgaggccatcaagaccaagccCGTTGGGCCGATCCCGACCGTCATTC CTGAGCCGACTCATTACGAGACAGCCGGGCACAATGGAATCCGCGCTCTATGGgttctcttcttcatgatggtggtggctTCCGCCGTCTTCGCCCTCCTCTCGTGGAACGTCGCCGTCCAGCGTCGCATCTTCTACTTCCTCACCACCCTGACCACCATCGTCTCCGCGCTCGCCTACTTTGCCATGGCCTCCGGGCACGCATCCACCTTTAACTGCGTCAGTGTTCGAGATCACCACAAGCACGTTCCCGATACGTTCCACGACGTGTGCCGTCAGGTCTACTGGGCTCGCTTTGTGGACTGGGCCATCACGACTCCTATCCTGGTTCTCGAGCTTTGTCTGCtggctggtgttgatggagcACATACCGTCATGGCTATTGTGGCGAATGTTATCATGATGCTCACGGGTCTTTTTGCTGCTATTGGACATGCGCATACTGCTCAGAAATGGGGATGGTACGCCATCAGTTGCATTGCCTATCTCTTCACCATCTGGCATGTCTCTATCCATGGTGCtagagcttctcgagctcgtgGTACCAAGGTTTCTCGACTGTTTGGCTCCCTCGCCACTTTTGCCCTCATTCTCTGGACCATCTACGTTGT GGTCTGGGGTGCTGCTGGCGGCGCTTGGAGGGTCAAGGTCGGCACCGAGATCATCATCTACGCCGTCCTCGATGTTCttgccaaggccatccttggcctttggCTAATTACGGCTGCTCGTCAGAACCGCGAGACGACCCCCGAGGTTGGTGGCTACTGGGCTCATGGAGCTGGTACCGAGGGAGCGATTCGCATtggcgatgacgaggagggcgCGTAA